The genomic interval CTGACTTCAATCCAAACGTCGTCGATCTAGACACCGCTGATCCAAGAGATATCATTTGTTATCTTGGTCTGGGTGAAAATGAGTACAATGGAAAATTGGGAGCGTAAgttgtttctttgctttctctccctccttctttcttcctgcTTATCATCCTTCAACTTTTGCCTTCCATCCTTCTCAATCAACTACTAATCAATCATCACAGTCGTGTCTCTGCTCTCTTCGTTATCTTGATCGTCTCCTCGGCTGCTACCTTCTTCCCTGTTGTTGCTGCAAGAGTCAGCTGGGTTAAGATCAACATCTATGTCTACCTCTTCGCTCGTTACTTTGGTGCTGGTGTTATCATCGCAACTGCCTTCATCCAGTAAGTCATTTTCCTTCCcaacaaatctttttttgagAGATCTAACATATTTTCAGTTTGCTTGATCCCGCCTATGGAGAAATTGGTCCCGACACTTGTGTTGGAATGACTGGTGGCTGGGCCGATTATTCTTTCGTACCTGCTATTGTTTTGCTTTCAGTCTTGTCCATCTTCATGATGGATTTCGCTGCTGAACAATATGTTGACCGCAAGTATGGCTTTGCACATGGTCCATCGATCGAAGATGTTGTCACCAATCAACCTGGCAATAACACTACTCGTCGCGCCACCCTTACACACAATCAACTTCATTCTGGTGATCAAGATCCAAACCTCTTCGACAACATCGCACAAGCTCAAGAATCAAAGGATCACAGCCCTGCATCCAACTCTTTCTCAAATGAAAAGGATGTTGAGAAGATTACCATTTCCTCGGAGATGGCAGAAGAACGTTCGTTCCGTCAACAAATTTCTGCTTTCTTGATTCTCGAGTTTGGTGTCATCTTTCACTCTGTCATCATCGGTCTCAACCTCGGTACTGCTGGTGATGAGTTTTCAACTCTCTACCCTGTCCTAGTCTTTCATCAATCCTTTGAGGGTCTTGGTATCGGTGCTCGTATGTCTGCCATTCCCTTCCCCAAGCGTTTCTCTTGGCTTCCATGGGTTCTTTGCGCAGGTTATGGTCTCACCACACCCATCGCTATCGCCATCGGTCTTGGTCTTCGCACAACTTATAACTCTGGTTCATTCACTGCCAATGTCGTTTCTGGTGTTCTCGATTCCATCTCTGCTGGTATCCTCATCTACACTGGTTTGGTTGAGTTATTGGCTCGTGATTTCTTGTTCAACCCAGACTTGACTCATGATAAGAAGAGACTTACATTCATGATCTGTTGCGTTTTACTCGGAACATTTATCATGGCTCTTCTTGGTAAGTGGGCTTAACTTAATCTTCTGGATTTGTTGAACATTTCCTCTGGTGGACGTTGGTTGGTTTCTTATATCGGCGGATGGTTTTCTAGTTGATGGATGGTTTTCATATACCCaggattttattttctcaTGCGAAAAATGAAGTTACACATGTGTAACTTGTATTTAGGAGGGgtggaatggatgatttgatggatgaaaaTAAAAGTGAGGTTGCATATTCTTGAACTTGCacatttctactttttttcctttttcgaCATAGCATAGGACTTTCTTTACCTTGGTTTACTGAatggtttgatgatgatcaTATGAGTTATGACTCATGAAATGTAGTCGAATGCAGGATGGATGAA from Botrytis cinerea B05.10 chromosome 9, complete sequence carries:
- the Bczrt1 gene encoding Bczrt1, with the protein product MTDFNPNVVDLDTADPRDIICYLGLGENEYNGKLGARVSALFVILIVSSAATFFPVVAARVSWVKINIYVYLFARYFGAGVIIATAFIHLLDPAYGEIGPDTCVGMTGGWADYSFVPAIVLLSVLSIFMMDFAAEQYVDRKYGFAHGPSIEDVVTNQPGNNTTRRATLTHNQLHSGDQDPNLFDNIAQAQESKDHSPASNSFSNEKDVEKITISSEMAEERSFRQQISAFLILEFGVIFHSVIIGLNLGTAGDEFSTLYPVLVFHQSFEGLGIGARMSAIPFPKRFSWLPWVLCAGYGLTTPIAIAIGLGLRTTYNSGSFTANVVSGVLDSISAGILIYTGLVELLARDFLFNPDLTHDKKRLTFMICCVLLGTFIMALLGKWA